In a single window of the Syngnathus typhle isolate RoL2023-S1 ecotype Sweden linkage group LG19, RoL_Styp_1.0, whole genome shotgun sequence genome:
- the spice1 gene encoding spindle and centriole-associated protein 1 isoform X2 — MSFARGGCRTQHGKGLKKALRPKKTAPPPKREWVSTISDLSVHKLTPAELDHRREIRKSHNKAAAQWEVREKALKARLRQAGCSPLDKASQTIIREVFSDKLLLQDVLARSDRALAVVNDLFGDSPRRQTGHPSVTVAPNLDSPFFQSSTGLSPLNDSMVDQQAVLEPDDDDNYYYSETRRLLQSKIQVKNKMGGPQRQRIRPGVSERRFASPQTPCAPAQTALNATAAVQRLRSRRNHSEEAVEDPSFLVSQVLNPDLSPRLPGSCRSARTRKRACKTPEPNGSSEASLGTEPSGLGLLQTMLAQVELDLDSLSPQTSTQSRQRSAQGFTGFSVALVSNLARLVQLLKNRENDAQTAIEEKQKLEEKLKEQRSLIDALTAETMILREETFSLKAELQQRTADLERKLDSVVSAMATHINQPRGSDVIAPVPQPVAERPPVSVSPAIRLSSPGQGDALQPVPETDQVAYKELRSPSSASSLVSLPLASLPLTLRLSPDALEAKIAKLCHLRDVIADAQSSVGGSPGNGGTAKQKRSASVGTGTVTPDRTSPGPESSAGLGQHVRQVTHQGTLNNNSVSDVQQRLLEVNRKSAAARGRLLDLIEQQKRTLSARVSPSVSPVPPSAFSPRTSGGSGSMDGSLLKPADDKRSAGSQAFSRHYEEAQRDGSTPTQKQQVQDSCFALSAHV; from the exons ATGTCATTTGCTCGAGGCGGATGTCGGACCCAACATGGCAAGGGCCTGAAAAAGGCCCTTCGCCCCAAGAAGACAGCACCTCCTCCCAAAAGAGAGTGGGTG AGCACCATCAGTGACCTGTCCGTGCACAAGCTGACCCCCGCAGAGCTG GACCATCGGCGTGAGATCCGCAAGTCGCACAACAAGGCTGCCGCTCAGTGGGAGGTGCGGGAGAAAGCTCTGAAAGCTCGCCTCAGGCAGGCTGGATGTAGTCCTCTGGATAAAGCCAGTCAAACAATCATCAGAGAG GTGTTTTCTGACAAGCTGCTGCTGCAGGATGTGCTGGCCCGCTCCGACAGAGCCTTGGCTGTAGTCAACGACCTGTTTGGAGACTCACCGCGCAGGCAGACTG GACATCCCAGTGTGACGGTGGCCCCAAACTTGGACTCTCCATTTTTCCAGAGCTCCACCGGCCTTTCACCTCTCAATGACTCCATGGTGGATCAACAG GCTGTTCTTGAACCAGACGACGACGACAACTATTACTACAGTGAAACTAGACGACTACTCCAGAG taaaattcaGGTGAAGAATAAGATGGGAGGGCCCCAGCGTCAAAGAATTCGTCCCGGTGTTTCTGAGCGCAGATTTGCAAGTCCTCAAACTCCCTGCGCACCAGCCCAAACTG CGCTAAATGCCACGGCAGCAGTCCAGCGTTTACGGTCCAGACGCAACCATTCGGAGGAAGCCGTGgaggatccttccttcctgGTCTCGCAAGTCCTCAACCCTGATCTTTCTCCCAGGCTCCCAG GCAGCTGTCGCTCAGCCAGGACCAGGAAGCGCGCCTGCAAGACGCCAGAGCCGAACGGGTCCTCCGAGGCCTCTCTCGGCACGGAACCGTCCGGCTTGGGTCTGCTGCAGACCATGCTGGCCCAAGTGGAGCTCGACTTGGATTCCTTGAGCCCGCAAACATCGACACAGAGTCGCCAACGCTCAGCACAAGGCTTCACTGGCTTTTCCGTAGCTTTGGTCTCCAATCTCGCACGCCTGGTTCAGCTGCTCAAAAAC CGAGAAAATGACGCACAGACTGCCATTGAGGAGAAACAAAAGCTCGAGGAGAAGCTGAAAGAGCAACGAAGCTTGATTGACGCTCTCACTGCAGAGACCATGATTTTGAGAGAGGAGACATTCTCACTGAAG GCAGAGTTGCAGCAGCGGACAGCCGACCTGGAGAGGAAGCTGGACTCTGTGGTGTCGGCAATGGCGACGCACATCAACCAACCACGAGGCTCGGATGTCATCGCTCCAG TTCCACAGCCCGTTGCCGAGCGACCGCCAGTTTCCGTATCTCCCGCCATCCGACTCTCCTCACCTGGACAGGGAGATGCCTTGCAGCCAGTTCCTG AGACAGATCAGGTTGCCTACAAGGAACTCCGATCCCCCAGCTCGGCGTCCAGTCTCGTCAGCCTGCCTCTCGCCAGCCTCCCCCTGACGTTGCGACTCTCTCCCGACGCCTTGGAGGCCAAGATCGCCAAGCTCTGCCACCTCAGGGACGTGATCGCCGATGCCCAGAGTAGCGTTGGCGGGTCGCCCGGCAACGGCGGCACGGCGAAGCAGAAGCGCTCGGCTTCCGTCGGCACAGGCACAGTGACTCCTGACAGGACTTCGCCGGGGCCTGAGAGCTCTGCAGGGCTCGGTCAACACGTCAGACAAGTGACCCATCAG GGGACTCTGAATAATAACAGCGTGAGCGATGTGCAACAGCGCCTCCTGGAGGTCAACAGGAAAAGCGCAGCAGCCAGAGGCCGATTGCTGGATCTGATCGAGCAGCAGAAACGAACCCTTTCTGCCAGAGTGTCTCCGTCCGTCTCCCCCGTGCCCCCCTCGGCCTTCAGCCCGAGAACGTCAG GTGGGAGTGGAAGCATGGACGGATCCCTCTTGAAACCAGCAGATGACAAACG ATCAGCCGGTTCGCAAGCTTTTTCTCGGCATTATGAAGAGGCTCAGAGGGATGGAAGCACGCCG ACACAAAAGCAGCAAGTACAGGACAGCTGCTTTGCTCTGTCAGCACACGTATGA
- the spice1 gene encoding spindle and centriole-associated protein 1 isoform X1, whose product MSFARGGCRTQHGKGLKKALRPKKTAPPPKREWVSTISDLSVHKLTPAELDHRREIRKSHNKAAAQWEVREKALKARLRQAGCSPLDKASQTIIREVFSDKLLLQDVLARSDRALAVVNDLFGDSPRRQTGHPSVTVAPNLDSPFFQSSTGLSPLNDSMVDQQAVLEPDDDDNYYYSETRRLLQSKIQVKNKMGGPQRQRIRPGVSERRFASPQTPCAPAQTALNATAAVQRLRSRRNHSEEAVEDPSFLVSQVLNPDLSPRLPGSCRSARTRKRACKTPEPNGSSEASLGTEPSGLGLLQTMLAQVELDLDSLSPQTSTQSRQRSAQGFTGFSVALVSNLARLVQLLKNRENDAQTAIEEKQKLEEKLKEQRSLIDALTAETMILREETFSLKAELQQRTADLERKLDSVVSAMATHINQPRGSDVIAPVPQPVAERPPVSVSPAIRLSSPGQGDALQPVPETDQVAYKELRSPSSASSLVSLPLASLPLTLRLSPDALEAKIAKLCHLRDVIADAQSSVGGSPGNGGTAKQKRSASVGTGTVTPDRTSPGPESSAGLGQHVRQVTHQGTLNNNSVSDVQQRLLEVNRKSAAARGRLLDLIEQQKRTLSARVSPSVSPVPPSAFSPRTSGGSGSMDGSLLKPADDKRSAGSQAFSRHYEEAQRDGSTPQTQKQQVQDSCFALSAHV is encoded by the exons ATGTCATTTGCTCGAGGCGGATGTCGGACCCAACATGGCAAGGGCCTGAAAAAGGCCCTTCGCCCCAAGAAGACAGCACCTCCTCCCAAAAGAGAGTGGGTG AGCACCATCAGTGACCTGTCCGTGCACAAGCTGACCCCCGCAGAGCTG GACCATCGGCGTGAGATCCGCAAGTCGCACAACAAGGCTGCCGCTCAGTGGGAGGTGCGGGAGAAAGCTCTGAAAGCTCGCCTCAGGCAGGCTGGATGTAGTCCTCTGGATAAAGCCAGTCAAACAATCATCAGAGAG GTGTTTTCTGACAAGCTGCTGCTGCAGGATGTGCTGGCCCGCTCCGACAGAGCCTTGGCTGTAGTCAACGACCTGTTTGGAGACTCACCGCGCAGGCAGACTG GACATCCCAGTGTGACGGTGGCCCCAAACTTGGACTCTCCATTTTTCCAGAGCTCCACCGGCCTTTCACCTCTCAATGACTCCATGGTGGATCAACAG GCTGTTCTTGAACCAGACGACGACGACAACTATTACTACAGTGAAACTAGACGACTACTCCAGAG taaaattcaGGTGAAGAATAAGATGGGAGGGCCCCAGCGTCAAAGAATTCGTCCCGGTGTTTCTGAGCGCAGATTTGCAAGTCCTCAAACTCCCTGCGCACCAGCCCAAACTG CGCTAAATGCCACGGCAGCAGTCCAGCGTTTACGGTCCAGACGCAACCATTCGGAGGAAGCCGTGgaggatccttccttcctgGTCTCGCAAGTCCTCAACCCTGATCTTTCTCCCAGGCTCCCAG GCAGCTGTCGCTCAGCCAGGACCAGGAAGCGCGCCTGCAAGACGCCAGAGCCGAACGGGTCCTCCGAGGCCTCTCTCGGCACGGAACCGTCCGGCTTGGGTCTGCTGCAGACCATGCTGGCCCAAGTGGAGCTCGACTTGGATTCCTTGAGCCCGCAAACATCGACACAGAGTCGCCAACGCTCAGCACAAGGCTTCACTGGCTTTTCCGTAGCTTTGGTCTCCAATCTCGCACGCCTGGTTCAGCTGCTCAAAAAC CGAGAAAATGACGCACAGACTGCCATTGAGGAGAAACAAAAGCTCGAGGAGAAGCTGAAAGAGCAACGAAGCTTGATTGACGCTCTCACTGCAGAGACCATGATTTTGAGAGAGGAGACATTCTCACTGAAG GCAGAGTTGCAGCAGCGGACAGCCGACCTGGAGAGGAAGCTGGACTCTGTGGTGTCGGCAATGGCGACGCACATCAACCAACCACGAGGCTCGGATGTCATCGCTCCAG TTCCACAGCCCGTTGCCGAGCGACCGCCAGTTTCCGTATCTCCCGCCATCCGACTCTCCTCACCTGGACAGGGAGATGCCTTGCAGCCAGTTCCTG AGACAGATCAGGTTGCCTACAAGGAACTCCGATCCCCCAGCTCGGCGTCCAGTCTCGTCAGCCTGCCTCTCGCCAGCCTCCCCCTGACGTTGCGACTCTCTCCCGACGCCTTGGAGGCCAAGATCGCCAAGCTCTGCCACCTCAGGGACGTGATCGCCGATGCCCAGAGTAGCGTTGGCGGGTCGCCCGGCAACGGCGGCACGGCGAAGCAGAAGCGCTCGGCTTCCGTCGGCACAGGCACAGTGACTCCTGACAGGACTTCGCCGGGGCCTGAGAGCTCTGCAGGGCTCGGTCAACACGTCAGACAAGTGACCCATCAG GGGACTCTGAATAATAACAGCGTGAGCGATGTGCAACAGCGCCTCCTGGAGGTCAACAGGAAAAGCGCAGCAGCCAGAGGCCGATTGCTGGATCTGATCGAGCAGCAGAAACGAACCCTTTCTGCCAGAGTGTCTCCGTCCGTCTCCCCCGTGCCCCCCTCGGCCTTCAGCCCGAGAACGTCAG GTGGGAGTGGAAGCATGGACGGATCCCTCTTGAAACCAGCAGATGACAAACG ATCAGCCGGTTCGCAAGCTTTTTCTCGGCATTATGAAGAGGCTCAGAGGGATGGAAGCACGCCG CAAACACAAAAGCAGCAAGTACAGGACAGCTGCTTTGCTCTGTCAGCACACGTATGA
- the LOC133143865 gene encoding protein shisa-2, protein MWAGGLPAAVAVTLLLVTIDVQASGEYCHGWHDAQAGWKEGFQCPEKIDGVDAIICCGKCELRYCCSSTDARLDQGSCDNDRRALEPGAEGRETKDSDAVPIYVPFLIVGSVFVAFVLVGSVVAMCCCRCLRPKQELASAAGGGTAAAGGRLLETIPMMSSSGTSRGSSSRQSSTATSSSSSAAAANARPGALAVRAQASCCLPPDASVFVNMPTNFSVLNCQQATQIMPHQGQFLHPQYIGYAHPVSPAFMDPNQGGYRPLQSPCPPPQAGVSCEQKYPPVTV, encoded by the exons ATGTGGGCCGGAGGACTCCCGGCCGCCGTGGCCGTGACCCTTCTGCTGGTCACCATCGACGTGCAGGCCAGCGGTGAGTACTGCCACGGTTGGCACGACGCCCAGGCAGGGTGGAAGGAAGGCTTCCAGTGCCCAGAGAAGATAGATGGCGTGGACGCCATTATCTGCTGCGGAAAGTGCGAGCTGCGTTACTGCTGCTCCAGCACGGACGCGCGGCTGGACCAGGGCAGTTGCGACAACGACAGGCGGGCCCTGGAACCCGGGGCCGAGGGTAGAGAGACCAAGGACTCCGATGCAG TTCCCATCTACGTCCCGTTCCTCATCGTGGGTTCGGTGTTCGTGGCCTTCGTCCTGGTGGGCTCGGTGGTGGCCatgtgctgctgccgctgcctgCGCCCCAAGCAGGAGCTGGCGTCGGCAGCGGGCGGCGGCACCGCTGCCGCCGGTGGCCGTCTCCTGGAGACCATCCCCATGATGTCCAGCTCCGGCACCTCCAGGGGCTCGTCGTCGCGCCAGTCCAGCACCGCCACGTCGTCCAgttcctccgccgccgccgccaacgcCCGTCCGGGGGCCCTGGCGGTCCGAGCGCAGGCCTCCTGCTGCCTGCCGCCCGACGCCAGCGTCTTTGTCAACATGCCCACCAACTTCTCGGTTCTCAACTGCCAGCAGGCCACGCAGATCATGCCCCACCAGGGACAGTTCCTGCATCCGCAGTACATTGGCTACGCCCATCCGGTGTCCCCCGCTTTTATGGACCCCAACCAAGGCGGCTACAGACCCCTCCAGTCCCCTTGCCCTCCCCCTCAAGCCGGAGTGTCCTGTGAGCAGAAATACCCCCCTGTGACGGTGTGA